A single window of Rhodococcus jostii RHA1 DNA harbors:
- the glsA gene encoding glutaminase A has protein sequence MSTVVDALIGKVFAATRENRSGELADYIPELAAVAPDSFGICIATVDGYVYEVGDTRLPFTIQSISKPFTYALALADRGSDAVAEKIDVEPSGEPFNEISLDPRTERPRNPMINAGAITAASLVAGPDVDTRFERIRAEYSRYAGRDLTFNRSVYESESRTGHRNRAIGHMLRSFGIITGDPDETVDLYFRQCSIDVTCRDLSLMAATMANNGVNPVTRDTVLEPALVERVLSVMSTCGMYDAAGKWVYEVGLPAKSGVGGGIVAVLPGQIGIAVYSPRLDAHGNSVRGVEACRALSNDLELHFLHVTRAARSAIRATYSVVDSPSRMRRTPAERAALDDVGKRSRIYELHGDLLFAGAESAVREIGGVENELEVVVIDVRRVDDVGGIARRMLESLRDELTRRGCAVALVDPAALLGYTHSDLTGASGRVFADLEAALQWSEDTLLDRHCAALRQPATIDVAHHPVLAGLRPEQLRLLTRELDIRTFARDEQIIQRGDRACGLFLILSGRVSMRVTDSGGAVYRIMTLSTGMTFGEMTMLLDLRFLNDVCADSEVTVAVLPADRYADMAVTEPGLKLALLERLAAGAYEQLDVMLRSLLRP, from the coding sequence ATGAGCACCGTCGTGGACGCGCTGATCGGGAAAGTCTTCGCCGCGACCCGGGAGAACCGCAGCGGCGAGCTCGCCGACTACATTCCCGAACTCGCCGCGGTCGCCCCCGACTCGTTCGGAATCTGCATCGCCACCGTGGACGGCTACGTGTACGAGGTGGGCGACACCCGCCTGCCCTTCACGATCCAGTCCATCTCGAAACCGTTCACGTACGCCCTGGCGCTCGCCGATCGCGGGTCCGACGCGGTCGCCGAGAAGATCGACGTCGAACCGTCCGGGGAACCATTCAACGAGATCAGCCTCGACCCGCGGACGGAGCGACCACGCAATCCGATGATCAACGCCGGGGCGATCACCGCCGCGTCGCTGGTGGCCGGGCCGGACGTGGACACAAGGTTCGAACGGATCCGGGCCGAGTACTCCCGGTACGCGGGACGGGACCTGACGTTCAACCGGTCGGTGTACGAGTCCGAGTCACGGACCGGGCACCGCAACCGGGCGATCGGCCACATGCTGCGTTCGTTCGGCATCATCACCGGCGACCCCGACGAGACGGTCGACCTCTACTTCCGCCAGTGCTCCATCGACGTGACGTGCCGGGACCTGAGCCTGATGGCCGCGACGATGGCGAACAACGGCGTCAACCCCGTCACCCGGGACACCGTTCTCGAACCGGCCCTCGTCGAGCGCGTTCTGAGCGTGATGTCGACGTGCGGCATGTACGACGCCGCGGGCAAGTGGGTGTACGAGGTGGGGTTGCCTGCCAAGAGCGGCGTCGGCGGCGGCATCGTCGCGGTCCTGCCCGGCCAGATCGGCATCGCCGTCTACTCGCCGCGCCTCGACGCGCACGGGAACAGCGTGCGCGGGGTGGAGGCGTGCCGGGCCCTGTCGAACGACCTGGAGCTGCATTTCCTGCACGTCACCCGCGCCGCCCGGTCGGCGATCCGTGCCACGTACTCCGTCGTCGACAGTCCGTCGCGGATGCGGCGCACTCCCGCCGAACGGGCCGCCCTCGACGACGTCGGCAAGCGCAGCCGGATCTACGAGCTGCACGGGGATCTGCTCTTCGCCGGCGCGGAGTCCGCGGTGCGCGAGATCGGCGGGGTCGAGAACGAGCTCGAGGTCGTGGTGATCGACGTGCGGCGGGTGGACGACGTCGGCGGCATCGCGCGCCGCATGCTCGAGAGTCTGCGCGACGAACTCACCCGTCGCGGCTGCGCGGTCGCCCTCGTCGATCCGGCGGCCCTGCTCGGCTACACGCATTCGGATCTCACCGGTGCGAGCGGCCGGGTGTTCGCCGACCTCGAAGCCGCCTTGCAGTGGTCCGAGGACACCCTCCTCGATCGGCACTGCGCCGCCCTTCGTCAGCCGGCAACCATCGACGTCGCGCACCATCCGGTGCTGGCCGGGCTGCGACCGGAGCAGTTGCGGCTACTCACCCGCGAACTCGATATCCGCACGTTTGCCCGCGACGAGCAGATCATCCAACGAGGCGACCGGGCGTGCGGGCTGTTCCTGATCCTGTCGGGCCGGGTCAGCATGCGAGTCACCGATTCCGGGGGCGCCGTGTACCGGATCATGACCCTGTCGACGGGCATGACCTTCGGCGAGATGACGATGCTGCTGGACCTACGCTTTCTCAATGACGTGTGCGCCGACTCCGAGGTCACCGTCGCCGTTCTCCCCGCGGATCGGTATGCCGACATGGCCGTCACGGAGCCCGGACTCAAACTCGCTCTCCTCGAACGACTGGCTGCCGGCGCCTATGAGCAACTCGACGTGATGCTGCGGTCGCTGCTTCGGCCCTGA
- the dxs gene encoding 1-deoxy-D-xylulose-5-phosphate synthase — protein sequence MGVLARIQTPDDLRQLNSAEMKQLAAEIREFLVQKVAATGGHLGPNLGVVELTLALHRIFDSPADPIIFDTGHQAYVHKILTGRKDDFDSLRKQGGLSGYPCRAESDHDWVESSHASASLSYADGLAKAFELTGQDRHVVAVVGDGALTGGMCWEALNNIAAGKDRSVVIVVNDNGRSYAPTIGGLADHLAALRLQPGYERILDSGRRMVKKLPWVGRTAYSVLHGMKAGLKDAVAPQVMFTDLGIKYLGPVDGHDEAALESALRRAKAFGGPVIVHAVTRKGMGYAPAENHVADQMHSTGVIDPITGRGTGSASADWTSVFSAELIDQASHRQDIVAITAAMAGPTGLAAFGEKYPDRMFDVGIAEQHAVTSAAGLALGGLHPVVAVYSTFLNRAFDQLLMDVALLKLPVTLVLDRAGITGNDGASHNGMWDMSLLGIVPGMKVAAPRDTATLREELDEALAVDDGPTALRFPKGTVGDDVPAVSRLDGVVDILRAPSGRNDVLIVSVGAFAGLALAAAERLEQQGISATVVDPRWVLPVPESLVKLAEDYTMVVTVEDSGLHGGVGSTVSAALRAAGVDVPCRDLGVPQQFLDHASRAQIHAELGLTAQDVARQITGWFAGLGNLRPEQQNGVVADLDAQRAEKQQG from the coding sequence TTGGGTGTTCTTGCCCGTATCCAGACGCCTGACGATCTTCGTCAGCTGAATTCGGCGGAGATGAAGCAGCTCGCCGCGGAGATTCGCGAGTTCCTCGTGCAGAAGGTCGCGGCGACCGGTGGTCATCTCGGCCCCAACCTGGGCGTCGTCGAGCTGACCCTCGCGTTGCACCGCATCTTCGATTCGCCCGCCGACCCGATCATCTTCGACACGGGCCATCAGGCGTACGTCCACAAGATCCTCACCGGCCGCAAGGACGATTTCGACTCGCTCCGCAAGCAGGGCGGCCTGTCCGGGTACCCGTGCCGGGCGGAGAGCGATCACGACTGGGTCGAGTCCTCGCACGCGTCGGCGTCGCTGTCGTACGCGGACGGCCTCGCGAAGGCCTTCGAACTGACCGGTCAGGACCGCCACGTCGTCGCCGTCGTGGGTGACGGTGCGCTGACCGGCGGCATGTGCTGGGAGGCCCTGAACAACATCGCGGCAGGCAAGGACCGCTCGGTGGTCATCGTCGTCAACGACAACGGCCGCTCGTACGCACCGACCATCGGTGGTCTCGCCGATCACCTCGCCGCCCTCCGTCTCCAGCCGGGATACGAACGCATCCTCGACAGTGGCCGCCGGATGGTGAAGAAACTTCCCTGGGTGGGCCGCACCGCCTACTCGGTCCTCCACGGCATGAAGGCGGGCCTCAAGGACGCCGTGGCCCCGCAGGTGATGTTCACGGACCTGGGCATCAAGTACCTCGGACCGGTCGACGGACACGACGAGGCCGCGCTCGAATCCGCGCTGCGCCGCGCGAAGGCGTTCGGTGGCCCGGTCATCGTCCACGCCGTCACCCGCAAGGGCATGGGTTACGCGCCCGCCGAGAACCACGTCGCCGATCAGATGCACTCGACCGGCGTGATCGACCCGATCACCGGTAGGGGGACCGGGTCGGCGTCCGCCGACTGGACGTCGGTGTTCTCGGCCGAGCTGATCGATCAGGCGAGTCACCGGCAGGACATCGTGGCGATCACCGCGGCGATGGCGGGCCCGACCGGTCTCGCCGCGTTCGGCGAGAAATACCCCGACCGGATGTTCGACGTCGGGATCGCCGAGCAGCACGCCGTCACGTCGGCGGCCGGCCTCGCCCTGGGCGGCCTGCACCCGGTGGTCGCGGTCTACTCGACGTTCCTCAACCGCGCGTTCGATCAGCTGCTGATGGACGTGGCGCTGCTGAAGCTTCCCGTCACCCTCGTTCTCGACCGCGCGGGTATCACCGGCAACGACGGTGCCAGCCACAACGGCATGTGGGACATGTCGCTGCTGGGCATCGTCCCCGGAATGAAGGTCGCCGCTCCCCGCGATACCGCCACCCTGCGGGAGGAACTGGACGAGGCACTGGCCGTCGACGACGGCCCGACCGCGCTCCGGTTCCCGAAGGGCACCGTCGGTGACGACGTACCCGCGGTGAGCCGCCTCGACGGCGTCGTCGACATCCTTCGCGCCCCCTCCGGGCGGAACGACGTGCTCATCGTGTCGGTCGGCGCGTTCGCCGGTCTCGCGCTCGCCGCGGCGGAACGCCTGGAACAGCAGGGCATCTCGGCGACCGTCGTCGACCCGCGGTGGGTCCTGCCGGTCCCGGAGTCGCTGGTGAAGCTCGCCGAGGACTACACGATGGTCGTCACCGTCGAGGACAGCGGTCTGCACGGCGGAGTCGGTTCCACCGTGTCCGCCGCGTTGCGGGCGGCGGGGGTCGACGTCCCCTGTCGTGATCTCGGTGTTCCGCAACAGTTCCTCGACCACGCGTCGCGCGCGCAGATCCACGCCGAGCTGGGCCTCACCGCGCAGGACGTCGCCCGGCAGATCACCGGATGGTTCGCCGGCCTCGGGAACCTGCGCCCCGAGCAGCAGAACGGCGTCGTCGCCGACCTCGATGCGCAGCGCGCGGAGAAGCAGCAGGGCTGA
- a CDS encoding sugar porter family MFS transporter, with protein sequence MTQMSERHTAKVIGVTVAAAVGGFLFGFDSSVINGAVDSIQGHFELGSFFTGFAVAIALLGCAVGAWFAGRLADRWGRKKVMLLGSVLFVVSSLGAGLAFSVPDLMLWRVLGGLGIGIASVIAPTYISEIAPARYRGALASLQQLAITLGIFAALLSDAVLQNAAGGASNELWLNLEAWRWMFIVGVVPAVVYGILALLIPESPRYLVGKHLDQEAADILANITGELDPHERVSEIRLTLRHESTASFDDIRGPKFGLQPIVWVGIFMAIFQQFVGINAIFYYSTTLWKSVGFTENESFTTSVITAIINVGMTFVAILFVDRIGRRILLMVGSLGMFASLLMAAIAFSQASGSGDDVVLPSPWGAVALIGANLFVIFFASTWGPVMWVMLGEMFPNNMRAYALGISTAANWIANFTVTLAFPPLTRSVGLWFLYGLFAFFALLSFFFVRSKVRETKGMELEEMHT encoded by the coding sequence ATGACGCAGATGTCCGAAAGACACACCGCGAAGGTCATCGGCGTCACCGTCGCCGCCGCGGTAGGTGGATTTCTCTTCGGTTTCGACAGCTCGGTCATCAACGGTGCCGTCGACTCCATTCAGGGCCACTTCGAGCTCGGGTCGTTCTTCACGGGCTTCGCCGTGGCGATCGCCCTGCTCGGATGTGCTGTGGGCGCATGGTTTGCGGGTCGTCTCGCGGACCGCTGGGGCCGCAAGAAAGTGATGCTGCTCGGTTCGGTGCTGTTCGTCGTGTCCTCACTCGGAGCGGGTCTCGCGTTCAGCGTCCCCGACCTGATGCTGTGGCGCGTCCTCGGCGGCCTCGGCATCGGTATCGCGTCGGTCATTGCGCCCACGTACATCTCGGAGATCGCGCCGGCCCGCTACCGCGGCGCATTGGCGTCGCTGCAGCAGTTGGCCATTACTCTCGGCATCTTCGCCGCGCTGCTGTCGGACGCGGTGCTGCAGAACGCCGCCGGCGGCGCCTCCAACGAGTTGTGGCTGAACCTCGAAGCCTGGCGCTGGATGTTCATCGTCGGTGTGGTCCCCGCGGTCGTGTACGGCATTCTCGCCCTGCTCATTCCCGAGTCTCCGCGGTACCTCGTGGGCAAGCACCTCGATCAGGAGGCGGCCGACATCCTCGCGAACATCACCGGCGAACTCGACCCGCACGAGCGCGTCTCCGAGATCCGGCTGACCCTCCGCCACGAATCGACGGCGTCGTTCGACGATATTCGCGGCCCGAAGTTCGGGCTGCAGCCCATCGTCTGGGTCGGCATATTCATGGCCATCTTCCAGCAGTTCGTGGGCATCAACGCGATCTTCTACTACTCCACCACGCTCTGGAAGTCGGTGGGCTTCACCGAGAACGAGTCGTTCACCACGTCGGTGATCACCGCGATCATCAACGTGGGCATGACGTTCGTCGCCATCCTGTTCGTCGACCGGATCGGCAGGCGCATCCTGCTCATGGTCGGCTCGCTCGGCATGTTCGCGAGCCTGCTCATGGCCGCAATCGCCTTCTCCCAGGCGAGTGGCAGCGGCGACGACGTCGTGCTCCCCAGCCCGTGGGGGGCGGTCGCCCTGATCGGCGCCAACCTGTTCGTGATCTTCTTCGCCTCCACCTGGGGCCCGGTCATGTGGGTGATGCTGGGCGAGATGTTCCCCAACAACATGCGCGCCTACGCACTCGGCATCAGCACGGCGGCGAACTGGATCGCGAACTTCACCGTCACGCTGGCATTCCCGCCGCTCACCCGCTCGGTGGGGCTGTGGTTCCTGTACGGACTGTTCGCGTTCTTCGCGTTGCTCTCCTTCTTCTTCGTCCGGTCGAAGGTCCGGGAGACGAAGGGGATGGAGCTCGAGGAGATGCACACCTGA
- a CDS encoding iron-siderophore ABC transporter substrate-binding protein, translating to MFAPTARRQIAVALAVTSSSLFLAACSSGDSGGTTEASGEGFPVTLENTFGSTTLDAAPERIVTLGWNAQDVVYALGEAPVGMPKYTYGAEANGVMPWLQDRFDPSETTLLDTATSTPIEGVASLAPDVVLAPYEGFDQATYEKLSGIAPTVAYPDKAWQTTWQDQTTLVGQALGKSAEAEQLVAGLDDTLARTAAAHPEFAGKTISVINFDTDAATVNVYMPSDPRVQVLTQLGFTVSPGVQKLAAANDPDKFFADISVENISDVDADVVVAFVPENTTVAANPAYANLGAIGRGTAVTLSDTKIISGLSQTSVLATPWVLDKLTPQLSEAATKAGA from the coding sequence GTGTTCGCACCCACCGCCAGACGTCAGATCGCCGTCGCACTCGCCGTGACCAGTTCGTCCCTCTTCCTCGCCGCGTGCTCGTCCGGCGACAGCGGAGGAACCACGGAAGCGTCCGGTGAGGGGTTTCCGGTCACCCTCGAGAACACGTTCGGATCGACCACCCTCGACGCGGCACCCGAACGTATCGTCACGCTCGGATGGAATGCCCAGGACGTCGTCTACGCGCTCGGCGAGGCACCGGTCGGCATGCCGAAGTACACGTACGGCGCCGAGGCGAACGGTGTGATGCCCTGGCTGCAGGACCGATTCGATCCGTCCGAGACCACGTTGCTCGACACGGCCACGTCCACCCCCATCGAGGGCGTCGCCTCGCTGGCGCCGGACGTCGTGCTCGCCCCCTACGAGGGATTCGACCAGGCGACGTACGAGAAGCTGTCGGGAATCGCCCCCACGGTGGCCTACCCGGACAAGGCGTGGCAGACCACGTGGCAGGACCAGACCACGCTGGTCGGACAGGCACTCGGCAAGAGCGCCGAGGCGGAACAGCTGGTGGCCGGTCTCGACGACACCCTCGCTCGGACCGCCGCCGCGCACCCCGAGTTCGCCGGCAAGACGATCTCGGTGATCAACTTCGACACCGATGCCGCGACGGTCAACGTCTACATGCCCTCCGATCCCCGCGTCCAGGTGCTGACCCAGCTCGGGTTCACCGTGTCTCCCGGCGTGCAGAAGCTGGCCGCTGCCAATGATCCGGACAAGTTCTTCGCCGACATCTCCGTGGAGAACATCTCCGATGTCGACGCCGACGTCGTGGTCGCGTTCGTCCCGGAGAACACCACCGTCGCCGCGAACCCGGCCTACGCGAACCTCGGTGCCATCGGGCGTGGAACCGCGGTCACGCTGTCGGACACGAAGATCATCTCGGGGCTCAGCCAGACCAGCGTTCTCGCGACTCCGTGGGTGCTGGACAAGCTGACACCTCAACTGAGCGAGGCCGCCACGAAAGCGGGTGCCTGA
- a CDS encoding GntR family transcriptional regulator yields the protein MVVNPTPLQTASRSSRADHARRFADLLRQQIHADSFAERGLPSESELAAEFGVSRNAVRDGLALLKQEGLIDRAPRVGTHVAQRKYDHGLDALLGLKETLKGHGEVRNDVRAAREISPPPAVARRLQLEPGDPAVYIERVRYLGDLPLSLDLTYLVPDIGAEILGHDLETNDVFALIEEVCGQPLGSADLAIESVNADAHSAANLQTPEGAALLLLERLTRLVDGRPVDLEYIRMRGDRITMRSSLVRRPDITNWELTS from the coding sequence ATGGTGGTGAATCCGACTCCCCTCCAGACGGCGTCGCGCAGTTCCCGCGCAGACCATGCGCGCAGATTCGCCGACCTGCTCCGTCAGCAGATCCACGCTGACTCCTTCGCCGAGCGCGGATTGCCGTCGGAATCGGAGCTGGCCGCCGAGTTCGGCGTGTCGCGCAATGCGGTACGCGACGGACTGGCACTGCTCAAGCAAGAGGGGCTCATCGACCGGGCCCCGCGGGTGGGAACCCACGTGGCGCAGCGCAAGTACGACCACGGTCTCGACGCCCTGCTCGGGCTGAAGGAGACGCTGAAGGGGCACGGAGAGGTCCGCAACGACGTCCGCGCCGCCCGGGAGATCAGCCCGCCGCCCGCCGTCGCCCGCCGCCTGCAGCTGGAGCCGGGCGACCCCGCTGTCTACATCGAACGGGTGCGGTACCTGGGCGACCTGCCGCTCAGCCTGGACCTCACCTACCTCGTCCCCGACATCGGAGCCGAAATCCTCGGTCACGACCTCGAAACCAACGACGTGTTCGCACTGATCGAGGAAGTCTGCGGTCAGCCCCTCGGCTCCGCCGATCTGGCGATCGAATCCGTGAACGCCGACGCCCATTCCGCCGCGAACCTCCAGACGCCCGAGGGTGCGGCGCTCCTGTTGCTCGAACGCCTCACCCGGCTCGTCGACGGACGTCCCGTCGACCTCGAATACATCCGCATGCGCGGTGACCGAATCACCATGCGCAGCAGCCTCGTCCGCCGACCCGACATCACGAACTGGGAGCTCACCTCATGA
- a CDS encoding 4Fe-4S dicluster domain-containing protein: MTLVNQRADVPVTIDESLCIEGCTLCVEICPLDSLAINPENGKAFMHVDECWYCGPCAARCPTGAVTVNMPYLLR; the protein is encoded by the coding sequence ATGACCTTGGTCAATCAACGAGCAGACGTACCCGTCACCATCGACGAGTCGCTGTGCATCGAGGGCTGCACCCTGTGCGTCGAGATCTGCCCACTCGATTCGCTGGCCATCAACCCGGAGAACGGCAAGGCCTTCATGCACGTCGACGAATGCTGGTACTGCGGTCCCTGCGCGGCTCGCTGCCCGACCGGCGCGGTCACCGTGAACATGCCGTACCTCCTCCGCTGA
- a CDS encoding ABC transporter substrate-binding protein → MKRRSSTFAIAAAALTLVATSCSLEPSADNGDAVTLVIGYQSKTINTVTAGTLLRAQGYLEQRLQDVTEQTGTKYSVEWQDYDTGAPITAQMVAEKIDIGSMGDYPMLINGSRTQANPRSKTEIVSVTGYNPNGALNMVVVPPNSPATALGDLAGKKVSASVGSAGHGTLVQALDRAGIDPGTGVEVLNQQPQVGSSALESGQVAALSQFVAWPGLLVFQDKAKLLFDGAELRTPTLHGVVAREAYADEHPEVLDAFLRAQLDATRFVQTQPLEASRIVADASGLPQEVVYLYNGPGGTSFDTTLKPGLIGALKNDVPYLKSIGDFADLDVDGFVNDAPLRSAFEADGQDYDATLASTANPTSVTGTDPVCATAPGDPSLAGEVWFDGATETQPAANPTCLLRAVKQARAEGRTVRAAYVPDAELGTRWFADKSVWVRDGDNFLPFTTGAAADRYLRAHPTGGVITYDRAVEEVRQ, encoded by the coding sequence ATGAAGCGACGCTCTTCCACCTTCGCGATCGCCGCCGCGGCACTGACACTCGTGGCGACGAGTTGCTCCCTCGAACCGTCGGCCGACAACGGGGACGCGGTCACGCTCGTGATCGGGTACCAGTCCAAGACGATCAACACCGTCACCGCCGGAACGCTGCTGCGCGCGCAGGGATACCTCGAACAGCGCCTGCAGGACGTGACGGAGCAGACCGGGACGAAGTACTCCGTCGAGTGGCAGGACTACGACACCGGTGCGCCGATCACCGCCCAGATGGTGGCCGAGAAGATCGACATCGGATCGATGGGCGACTACCCGATGCTGATCAACGGCTCCCGCACCCAGGCGAATCCGCGCTCGAAGACGGAGATCGTCTCGGTCACCGGCTACAACCCGAACGGCGCACTGAACATGGTGGTGGTGCCGCCGAATTCACCGGCCACCGCCCTCGGCGACCTGGCCGGCAAGAAAGTGTCCGCGAGCGTCGGCTCCGCAGGTCACGGCACCCTCGTGCAGGCCCTCGACCGCGCCGGAATCGACCCGGGCACCGGCGTCGAGGTGCTCAACCAGCAGCCGCAGGTCGGATCCTCCGCCCTGGAATCCGGTCAGGTGGCGGCGCTGTCGCAGTTCGTCGCCTGGCCCGGGCTTCTCGTCTTCCAGGACAAGGCCAAGCTGCTGTTCGACGGCGCCGAACTCCGAACCCCGACCCTGCACGGTGTGGTGGCCCGCGAGGCCTACGCGGACGAACACCCCGAGGTTCTCGACGCGTTCCTCCGGGCGCAGCTCGACGCCACGCGGTTCGTCCAGACGCAACCGCTCGAGGCGTCGCGGATCGTGGCCGACGCGAGCGGCCTGCCCCAGGAGGTCGTGTACCTGTACAACGGCCCGGGCGGCACGTCGTTCGACACCACGCTCAAGCCCGGCCTGATCGGTGCGCTGAAGAACGATGTGCCGTACCTGAAGTCGATCGGCGACTTCGCCGACCTCGACGTCGACGGTTTCGTGAACGACGCTCCGCTCCGGTCCGCGTTCGAGGCCGACGGGCAGGACTACGACGCCACGCTCGCGTCCACCGCCAACCCGACGTCGGTCACCGGCACCGATCCCGTGTGCGCCACCGCCCCGGGCGATCCGTCGCTGGCCGGGGAGGTCTGGTTCGACGGCGCCACCGAGACGCAGCCGGCCGCGAACCCGACGTGCCTGCTCCGGGCGGTGAAACAGGCCCGGGCCGAGGGCCGCACCGTCCGCGCCGCGTACGTGCCCGACGCCGAACTGGGCACCCGATGGTTCGCCGACAAATCGGTGTGGGTGCGCGACGGCGACAACTTCCTGCCCTTCACCACCGGCGCCGCCGCAGACCGGTACCTGCGCGCACACCCCACGGGCGGCGTGATCACGTACGACCGCGCGGTCGAGGAGGTGCGCCAGTGA
- a CDS encoding ABC transporter permease, producing MTTLHQPTVLVDTEVAAEEHDPASTRRRTSPWRSRLVRITSVIAAIVAWQVLTANDVRVWLRFDTLPTVTDVVSAFGTQLQSDLFYLDLGQSLIRILSGFGLATVVGVATGIALGRSELFADVLGPLTELARPIPAIAVVPVAILLFPSDEAGIVFITFVAAFFPIMVSTRHAVRALPTLWEDSVRTLGGGRWDVLSRVVLPGILPGVFGGLSVGIGVAWICVISAEMISGRLGVGYRTWQAYTIVDYPGVFVGMITIGILGFATSGAVELLGRRVTRWLPRGERA from the coding sequence GTGACCACACTGCACCAGCCGACGGTCCTGGTCGATACCGAAGTCGCTGCCGAAGAACACGATCCGGCATCGACGCGCCGACGAACCTCGCCGTGGCGCTCACGCCTCGTGCGGATCACGTCCGTGATCGCGGCGATCGTCGCATGGCAGGTGTTGACCGCCAACGACGTGCGGGTGTGGCTGCGGTTCGACACGCTTCCCACCGTCACCGACGTCGTGTCCGCGTTCGGTACCCAGTTGCAGAGCGACCTGTTCTACCTCGACCTCGGGCAGTCGCTGATCCGCATCCTCAGCGGATTCGGACTCGCGACGGTGGTGGGTGTGGCCACCGGAATCGCCCTCGGCAGATCGGAACTGTTCGCCGACGTCCTCGGTCCGCTGACGGAACTCGCACGTCCGATCCCCGCCATCGCGGTGGTGCCCGTCGCGATCCTGCTGTTCCCCAGCGACGAGGCCGGCATCGTGTTCATCACGTTCGTCGCCGCGTTCTTCCCGATCATGGTGAGCACCCGGCACGCCGTCCGGGCCCTCCCGACACTGTGGGAGGACTCCGTGCGCACCCTCGGCGGCGGACGCTGGGACGTGCTGTCCCGAGTCGTGCTGCCCGGAATCCTGCCGGGCGTCTTCGGTGGATTGTCCGTCGGGATCGGGGTGGCGTGGATCTGTGTGATCTCCGCCGAGATGATCTCCGGCAGGCTCGGAGTCGGCTACCGCACCTGGCAGGCGTACACGATCGTCGACTATCCCGGCGTCTTCGTCGGCATGATCACCATCGGCATCCTCGGATTCGCGACGTCCGGCGCAGTCGAACTGCTCGGCAGGCGCGTCACCCGCTGGCTGCCACGAGGGGAGCGCGCATGA
- a CDS encoding ABC transporter ATP-binding protein, with protein MTATAAASVAAGMSLVLDDVTLSYTGNPVIRSLSLTVVPGEILVLTGPSGCGKSTVLRALAGLLPPDSGRVVADGAAVESTSRDRAVVFQDNALLPWRTVRSNIELALALRGEPRKGRRATADRWIAEVGLTGFCDFLPKNLSGGMRQRVQLARGLAGAPRAVMMDEPFGALDTQTRGVMQRLLVDTWSTHPTTVVFVTHDVDEAVLLGDRIAVLGRAGEPLRALVDIPHPRDRDHLDLPDTRAARADVLAALNHTSET; from the coding sequence ATGACCGCCACAGCCGCAGCGTCCGTGGCCGCCGGCATGTCGCTGGTCCTCGACGACGTCACCCTGTCCTACACGGGAAACCCCGTCATCCGTTCGCTGTCGCTGACCGTGGTTCCCGGCGAGATCCTCGTGCTCACCGGACCTTCGGGGTGCGGCAAGTCCACCGTGCTGCGCGCTCTGGCCGGCCTGCTGCCGCCCGATTCGGGCCGCGTCGTCGCCGACGGCGCGGCAGTGGAATCGACGTCCCGGGACCGGGCCGTCGTCTTCCAGGACAACGCGCTCCTCCCGTGGCGCACGGTGCGCTCGAACATCGAACTGGCCCTCGCACTCCGCGGCGAACCCCGCAAGGGGCGGCGTGCGACCGCCGACCGCTGGATCGCGGAGGTGGGGCTGACCGGGTTCTGCGACTTCCTGCCCAAGAACCTGTCCGGCGGCATGCGCCAGCGAGTGCAGTTGGCGCGCGGCCTCGCCGGGGCGCCGCGGGCCGTGATGATGGACGAGCCGTTCGGCGCCCTCGACACCCAGACCCGCGGCGTCATGCAGCGACTGCTCGTCGACACGTGGAGCACTCACCCGACGACCGTGGTGTTCGTGACCCACGACGTGGACGAGGCGGTGCTGCTCGGCGACCGCATCGCGGTGCTCGGCCGGGCCGGTGAGCCGCTGCGGGCGCTCGTCGACATCCCGCACCCCCGGGACCGCGACCACCTCGACCTCCCCGACACCCGTGCCGCGCGCGCCGACGTGCTCGCCGCACTGAACCACACTTCGGAGACCTGA